In Candidatus Dadabacteria bacterium, a single genomic region encodes these proteins:
- a CDS encoding HAD family phosphatase, translated as MIKAVIFDFDGVIVDSEPLHLRAFQRTVETLGLKLSTTDYYLRYLACDDKSFFRRFLEDNGQRCTEQEIARLVREKGIRFEEMMGEGIRIFPGVVEFLEAIRGKFHVAIGSGALTEEINLILRSKNLSEFFGFIIGADNTENPKPSPEVYLKCLERLRRDYDGTITAAQCVVFEDSPHGVLAAKRAGMRCVGISNSCSGDELGLADQVTESFSEIIDDFPEMF; from the coding sequence ATGATAAAAGCGGTCATATTCGATTTTGACGGGGTTATAGTCGACAGCGAGCCCCTGCACCTCAGAGCCTTTCAGAGAACTGTGGAAACTCTCGGATTAAAGCTCTCGACCACCGACTATTACTTGCGGTACCTTGCCTGCGATGACAAAAGCTTTTTCAGGAGGTTTCTTGAGGATAACGGACAGCGTTGCACGGAACAGGAGATTGCCCGGCTTGTCAGAGAAAAAGGCATCCGTTTTGAAGAAATGATGGGGGAGGGCATAAGAATTTTCCCGGGGGTCGTCGAGTTCCTCGAGGCCATCCGGGGCAAATTTCATGTGGCGATAGGTTCCGGTGCGTTAACCGAAGAAATCAATCTCATACTGAGGAGCAAAAATCTTTCAGAGTTTTTCGGTTTTATAATAGGAGCCGATAATACGGAAAACCCAAAGCCGTCCCCCGAGGTCTACCTTAAATGTCTTGAGAGGCTCAGAAGAGATTACGACGGCACCATAACGGCCGCCCAGTGTGTTGTGTTTGAAGATTCTCCCCACGGTGTTTTAGCGGCCAAAAGGGCCGGGATGAGATGCGTCGGTATTTCTAACTCGTGTTCCGGTGACGAACTTGGGCTTGCCGACCAGGTTACGGAAAGCTTTTCCGAGATCATTGACGATTTCCCCGAGATGTTCTAA
- a CDS encoding bifunctional (p)ppGpp synthetase/guanosine-3',5'-bis(diphosphate) 3'-pyrophosphohydrolase, protein MIRLNDIIDKVASYSDIENEDLDFIKKAYVYSAKVHSGQKRVSGEPYLSHPLEVSSILANLKLDVPSIVTGLLHDTIEDTLATREEIERNFGSEIAFLVDATTKISRLPHVSDVEKQAESFRKLILATAEDIRVVLIKLADRLHNMRTLQYLPEEKQKRIAVETMEIYAPLAHRLGMNWISVELEDLAFKFSEPGEYERISQTVSAKKKDWEKYTTEIVSLINAKMKEFEIRGDVSWRFKHLYGIYSKMKKGNISLRNIYDILGFRIVTASENECYQVLGAVHSLWKPIPGRIKDYIALPKANNYQSIHTAVIGPFGEQMEIQIRTERMHRIAEYGVAAHWRYKEGNSIENGNDKIYSNLRHLVELKDIKDSTEYIEAIKGELILDVVYVYTPNADLLEFPVGATPVDFAYSIHTDIGNHCSQAFVDHKLVPLNYKLQTGDMVEVVTSKNRAPNRQWLDFVVTSKAKNRIRSWLRQEENRNAEQIGEAITHRKLAAKGFNLRHLREKKKFEESLAKLQFSGIKDFYRAVGFGNAAVNDLLKEMHPRKFAEGTEKSERIKSIVNRMSKDEYKDAVLVRRYDNILIKFGKCCNPVPGEQIIGFITRGRGITVHVYNCPKLLEVDPERRIEVAWNDEYSGRIPIGLSVRCENRKGILSELTSTVSGLNVDIVSADVSEDETGQGDARFEVAVENIKQLEKLIESLKNLGGVISVERLTETSHHQPNDLN, encoded by the coding sequence GTGATCAGGCTAAACGACATCATTGACAAGGTTGCTTCCTACTCGGATATCGAGAACGAAGATCTTGACTTCATAAAAAAAGCCTACGTGTATTCGGCCAAGGTTCACTCCGGTCAGAAAAGAGTTTCCGGGGAACCGTACCTGAGTCACCCCCTTGAGGTTTCTTCCATACTCGCGAACTTGAAACTTGACGTCCCCTCCATAGTTACCGGGCTTCTTCACGACACGATAGAGGACACTCTTGCGACTCGCGAGGAAATCGAACGGAATTTCGGAAGCGAGATAGCTTTTCTCGTCGACGCTACCACGAAAATAAGCCGTCTTCCCCATGTCTCCGATGTGGAAAAACAGGCCGAAAGCTTCCGCAAGCTGATACTCGCCACGGCTGAAGACATAAGGGTTGTGCTGATAAAACTCGCCGACAGGCTGCACAACATGAGAACGCTCCAGTATCTGCCTGAGGAAAAGCAGAAAAGGATTGCTGTTGAAACCATGGAAATTTACGCGCCGCTTGCTCACCGCCTCGGAATGAACTGGATATCGGTTGAGCTGGAGGATCTGGCGTTTAAGTTCTCTGAGCCGGGTGAATACGAGCGTATTAGCCAAACCGTGTCTGCAAAGAAAAAAGATTGGGAAAAGTACACGACTGAAATCGTCTCGCTCATCAACGCCAAGATGAAAGAATTTGAAATTCGCGGAGATGTCTCGTGGAGATTCAAGCATTTATACGGTATTTACAGCAAGATGAAGAAGGGCAATATAAGCCTGCGCAATATTTATGACATACTGGGTTTCCGGATCGTTACTGCGAGTGAAAACGAATGCTACCAGGTCCTGGGAGCGGTGCATTCCTTGTGGAAACCGATTCCGGGGAGAATAAAAGACTACATAGCCCTTCCGAAGGCCAACAACTACCAGTCCATTCATACTGCCGTGATAGGGCCCTTCGGAGAACAGATGGAGATCCAGATACGAACTGAGCGGATGCACCGAATCGCGGAATACGGTGTTGCCGCTCACTGGAGGTACAAAGAGGGAAATTCTATTGAGAACGGGAACGACAAGATCTACTCAAATCTCCGTCATCTCGTCGAGTTAAAAGACATAAAGGACTCGACGGAGTACATAGAAGCCATAAAAGGAGAGCTAATACTGGATGTTGTGTACGTTTACACTCCCAATGCGGACCTCCTTGAGTTTCCCGTGGGTGCAACTCCGGTTGACTTTGCATATTCAATTCACACCGACATAGGCAATCACTGCTCCCAGGCTTTTGTTGACCATAAACTTGTTCCTCTTAACTACAAGCTTCAAACTGGAGACATGGTGGAAGTGGTGACTTCCAAGAACAGGGCTCCTAACAGGCAGTGGCTTGATTTTGTCGTTACCTCAAAGGCTAAAAACAGAATAAGGAGCTGGCTGAGGCAGGAGGAAAACCGCAATGCCGAGCAGATTGGAGAGGCAATAACTCACAGGAAACTTGCGGCGAAAGGGTTTAACCTGCGCCACTTGCGAGAGAAGAAAAAGTTTGAGGAATCTCTGGCGAAGCTTCAATTCTCGGGAATAAAGGATTTTTACAGGGCGGTCGGATTCGGCAATGCCGCGGTAAACGATCTTCTCAAGGAGATGCATCCCAGGAAATTCGCCGAAGGCACCGAGAAAAGCGAAAGAATAAAAAGCATAGTGAACAGGATGTCCAAGGACGAGTACAAAGACGCCGTGCTCGTCAGGAGATATGACAACATACTCATAAAGTTCGGCAAGTGCTGCAACCCGGTTCCCGGGGAGCAGATAATAGGCTTCATAACCAGAGGCAGAGGGATAACCGTGCATGTCTACAATTGCCCCAAGTTGCTTGAGGTAGACCCTGAAAGGAGAATAGAGGTTGCCTGGAACGACGAGTATTCGGGGCGGATACCAATTGGTCTTTCGGTTAGGTGCGAGAACAGAAAAGGTATCCTCTCTGAACTGACAAGCACGGTTTCGGGACTCAATGTCGACATTGTCAGCGCCGATGTGAGCGAAGATGAGACTGGACAGGGAGATGCGAGGTTCGAGGTAGCGGTGGAGAATATCAAGCAACTTGAAAAACTCATTGAATCGCTTAAGAATCTTGGGGGAGTGATCTCGGTTGAGAGATTAACGGAAACCTCACACCACCAGCCGAATGACCTGAACTAA
- the pyrR gene encoding bifunctional pyr operon transcriptional regulator/uracil phosphoribosyltransferase PyrR, producing the protein METKKKTQPIEDRAESFFSGIIDDIPPERLSSLIVIGIKTRGEYLGKRLVERISERTGKDVTFGTIDITLYRDDFENRKNWPRLRKTSIPNDVQGKNIILVDDVLYTGRTVRAAINSIMDYGRPASVKLAVLVDRGGRELPVQPDYAGISIETLDDEMVNVYLEEVDGREEIEIIRKNGV; encoded by the coding sequence ATGGAGACTAAGAAAAAAACACAACCGATTGAGGACAGGGCCGAAAGTTTTTTCTCCGGGATCATAGACGACATACCGCCCGAGAGACTAAGCAGCCTTATTGTCATAGGGATAAAGACAAGAGGGGAATATCTGGGCAAGAGGCTCGTTGAGCGTATAAGCGAGCGGACTGGAAAGGATGTTACCTTTGGAACGATCGATATTACTCTCTACAGGGATGATTTCGAGAATAGAAAAAACTGGCCGCGACTGCGCAAAACCAGTATCCCCAACGACGTACAGGGGAAAAACATAATACTTGTTGACGATGTCCTCTACACTGGCCGTACTGTGCGGGCCGCAATAAATTCAATCATGGATTATGGAAGGCCGGCCTCGGTCAAGCTAGCGGTGCTCGTGGACAGGGGAGGAAGGGAACTCCCCGTGCAGCCCGACTATGCGGGAATCAGCATCGAAACGCTGGACGACGAAATGGTCAACGTTTACCTGGAAGAAGTGGACGGCAGGGAGGAAATCGAGATAATCAGAAAAAATGGCGTTTGA
- the gmk gene encoding guanylate kinase: MISGPSGSGKTTIVTRVLSNVENLRFSISYTTRSMRAGEVRGEHYEFVSGEEFQSMIKQGFFAEWAEVHGNFYGTPKAEIEKWIKTGVDVILDIDVQGAKRLRGVFDDAVFIFVVPPSLEVLEQRLRDRKSEEEGDISTRLGIVKEEVACSKCYDYIIINDEADIAARRIEAVILSQRRGDSEDSRQRMLAATRDSKTENVYGPVFLRRFGLK, from the coding sequence GTGATCTCCGGTCCGTCGGGAAGCGGAAAAACAACGATTGTCACCCGTGTTCTGTCAAACGTGGAGAACCTCCGTTTCTCTATTTCCTACACAACAAGATCAATGCGTGCGGGAGAGGTCCGCGGGGAGCACTACGAGTTTGTTTCTGGAGAAGAATTCCAGAGCATGATCAAACAGGGTTTCTTTGCCGAGTGGGCTGAGGTGCACGGAAATTTTTACGGCACGCCGAAGGCTGAAATAGAAAAATGGATCAAAACGGGTGTTGACGTCATTCTGGACATAGATGTTCAGGGGGCAAAAAGGCTGAGGGGCGTGTTTGACGATGCAGTCTTCATATTTGTTGTCCCGCCGTCTCTAGAGGTTCTCGAGCAAAGACTAAGAGACAGAAAATCGGAGGAAGAGGGGGACATCTCCACTCGTCTCGGAATTGTCAAGGAGGAAGTGGCCTGCTCGAAGTGCTATGATTATATTATAATTAATGATGAGGCGGATATTGCGGCTAGGAGAATTGAGGCCGTCATCCTTTCGCAAAGACGAGGGGATAGCGAAGATTCCCGCCAGCGGATGCTCGCCGCTACTCGGGACTCGAAGACGGAAAATGTGTACGGCCCCGTTTTTCTTAGGAGATTCGGCCTTAAGTGA
- a CDS encoding aspartate carbamoyltransferase catalytic subunit produces MAFEKKHILGLGELSAEEIKIILDTAESMKEISTRDVKKVPTLKGRTVVNLFFEPSTRTRSSFEIAEKRLSADVLNFSASQSSVVKGESLLDTARNFEAMGASIMVIRHGMSGAPFVLAREINASVISAGDGSHEHPSQALIDIFTIREKKGRIEDLDVLIVGDILNSRVARSNIFGLRKLGARVRIVGPATIVPEYFRDMGAEIFYSLEHALENVDVVIMLRVQSERKTLEYFPSLREYSGLYGLTREKLRLAKQDVIVMHPGPINRGVELTSEIADDPGAVILEQVANGIAVRMAMIYLVALGESL; encoded by the coding sequence ATGGCGTTTGAGAAGAAGCACATACTGGGTCTTGGAGAACTCTCGGCCGAGGAAATTAAGATTATTCTCGACACCGCGGAGTCGATGAAGGAGATTTCCACCAGGGACGTAAAGAAGGTTCCGACTCTTAAGGGAAGAACCGTAGTGAATCTCTTTTTCGAACCCAGTACCAGGACCCGATCGTCATTTGAAATCGCTGAGAAAAGACTCAGTGCCGATGTTCTCAATTTTTCCGCTTCGCAAAGCAGCGTTGTAAAAGGGGAGAGCCTTTTGGACACTGCCAGAAATTTCGAGGCCATGGGCGCGAGCATAATGGTTATAAGGCATGGAATGTCCGGTGCGCCCTTTGTCCTGGCCCGCGAGATAAACGCCTCGGTAATAAGTGCCGGGGACGGCTCCCACGAGCATCCTAGCCAGGCCCTTATTGATATTTTCACCATAAGGGAGAAAAAAGGAAGAATCGAAGACCTTGATGTGCTTATCGTTGGGGATATTCTCAACAGCAGGGTGGCCAGATCCAATATATTCGGCCTCCGCAAACTCGGAGCGAGAGTTAGGATAGTCGGGCCGGCAACCATAGTTCCCGAATATTTCAGGGATATGGGGGCGGAGATCTTTTATTCGCTTGAACATGCTCTTGAGAATGTGGATGTGGTGATAATGCTGAGGGTTCAGAGCGAGCGGAAGACCCTTGAATACTTCCCCTCGTTGAGGGAATACTCGGGGCTTTACGGACTTACCAGAGAGAAACTCAGGCTTGCGAAACAAGACGTGATAGTGATGCATCCGGGTCCGATTAACCGGGGGGTTGAGCTTACTTCGGAGATAGCTGATGACCCGGGGGCCGTTATACTTGAGCAGGTGGCAAACGGAATTGCCGTGAGAATGGCCATGATATATCTTGTTGCCTTGGGAGAGAGCTTATAG
- the katG gene encoding catalase/peroxidase HPI — protein sequence MDKNQDTGKCPVNHGTTRSKLTGSIANQNWWPNQLNLKILHQNSSLVDPMGEKFDYAAEFQTLDLEAVRQDLYALMTDSQDWWPADYGHYGPLFIRMAWHSAGTYRIHDGRGGARSGTQRFAPLNSWPDNANLDKARRLLWPIKKKYGRKISWADLMIFAGNCALESMGFKTFGFAGGREDAWEPEEDIYWGPETEWLGDERYSGDRELHNPFGAVQMGLIYVNPEGPNAKPDPLAAAHDIRETFGRMAMDDEETVALIAGGHTFGKCHGAGDAACVGPEPEAADIEEQGLGWTNKHASGHGPDAITSGLEGAWTSNPTTWDNGFFDMLFGYEWELTKSPAGAWQWTAKDVDDKDLAPESDGSGKWVPTIMATTDLSLRMDPVYQPISRRFHENPDELAEAFAKAWYKLTHRDMGPYPCCLGPLVPDESQIWQDPVPAVDHELVEAEDIAFLKKEMLDQGLSIQELVRAAWASASTFRGTDRRGGANGARIRLSPQKGWDANDPEELSKTLSSLMAVGERFNNAQTNGKSVSLADLIVLGGCAAVEKAAEAAGYSVNLPFTPGRTDATEEQTDAAAFDVLEPKADGFRNYIAAGGRQQSPVGLLVDKAHLLTLTAPEMTVLLGGMRALGANAGGSQHGLFTDRVGTLSNDFFVNLLDMSTEWGRSADSEGVYEGRDRATGEIRWTATEVDLIFGSNSQLRALAEVHACDDSEEAFVRDFVAAWTKVMNLDRFDIS from the coding sequence ATGGATAAAAATCAAGACACCGGAAAGTGCCCGGTAAACCACGGCACAACCCGTTCGAAGTTGACTGGCAGCATAGCTAACCAGAACTGGTGGCCGAATCAGCTCAATCTGAAAATCCTTCACCAGAACTCTTCTCTTGTGGACCCTATGGGCGAGAAGTTTGACTACGCGGCGGAGTTCCAGACCCTTGATCTTGAAGCGGTGAGACAGGATCTCTACGCGCTTATGACGGACAGCCAGGACTGGTGGCCCGCGGACTACGGTCATTACGGGCCGCTTTTTATCCGTATGGCCTGGCACAGCGCGGGAACCTACCGAATTCACGACGGACGCGGCGGAGCACGATCCGGTACGCAGCGGTTTGCGCCTCTCAATAGCTGGCCCGACAATGCGAATCTCGACAAGGCCCGCAGGCTTCTATGGCCGATAAAGAAGAAATACGGCCGCAAAATCTCCTGGGCGGATCTTATGATTTTCGCTGGCAACTGCGCTCTTGAGTCCATGGGGTTTAAGACGTTCGGTTTTGCCGGCGGGCGCGAGGACGCATGGGAGCCGGAAGAGGACATCTACTGGGGCCCCGAGACCGAATGGCTGGGAGATGAACGTTACAGCGGCGATCGCGAACTTCACAATCCTTTTGGCGCCGTGCAGATGGGACTTATCTACGTCAATCCCGAAGGACCCAACGCCAAGCCTGACCCGCTTGCCGCGGCGCACGATATCCGCGAAACCTTCGGGCGCATGGCTATGGACGATGAAGAAACTGTCGCCCTGATTGCAGGCGGACACACATTCGGCAAGTGTCATGGTGCCGGAGACGCGGCCTGCGTTGGTCCCGAGCCAGAGGCTGCCGACATTGAGGAGCAGGGTCTCGGATGGACGAACAAGCATGCGAGCGGACACGGCCCTGACGCCATAACAAGCGGTCTTGAGGGCGCATGGACGTCCAATCCGACGACGTGGGACAACGGCTTTTTCGACATGCTTTTCGGTTATGAGTGGGAACTTACCAAGAGTCCTGCGGGCGCCTGGCAGTGGACGGCAAAGGATGTGGATGACAAGGATCTTGCCCCCGAATCAGACGGATCCGGAAAATGGGTTCCAACGATAATGGCGACCACTGATCTCTCGCTACGCATGGATCCTGTGTATCAACCGATCTCGCGCCGCTTTCACGAAAATCCGGATGAATTGGCAGAGGCGTTTGCAAAGGCGTGGTACAAGCTTACCCATCGCGATATGGGTCCTTACCCTTGCTGCCTCGGACCACTGGTTCCGGACGAGTCTCAAATCTGGCAGGACCCGGTGCCAGCTGTTGATCATGAACTTGTTGAGGCAGAGGACATCGCGTTTCTGAAAAAAGAGATGCTTGACCAGGGACTTTCGATTCAGGAACTGGTTCGGGCGGCATGGGCTTCAGCTTCCACTTTCAGGGGCACCGACCGCAGAGGAGGCGCCAACGGTGCGCGTATCAGACTTTCTCCCCAGAAGGGCTGGGATGCCAACGACCCCGAAGAACTCAGCAAGACGTTGTCTTCACTGATGGCCGTTGGGGAGCGTTTTAACAATGCGCAGACAAACGGAAAATCCGTTTCGCTTGCGGATCTTATAGTGCTCGGCGGCTGTGCCGCAGTCGAAAAGGCGGCGGAAGCCGCGGGGTATTCGGTGAATCTTCCCTTTACGCCTGGCCGCACGGACGCCACTGAAGAGCAGACAGATGCGGCCGCCTTTGACGTGCTTGAACCGAAAGCAGACGGCTTTCGCAATTATATTGCGGCCGGCGGTCGGCAGCAGTCGCCGGTGGGGCTTCTGGTTGACAAGGCGCACCTGCTGACGCTTACCGCGCCTGAGATGACTGTGCTGCTCGGCGGCATGCGGGCACTCGGTGCAAACGCCGGAGGTTCGCAGCATGGACTGTTTACAGACAGGGTCGGGACCCTGAGCAATGATTTCTTTGTTAACCTGCTTGATATGTCGACTGAATGGGGGCGTTCTGCTGATTCTGAAGGGGTCTATGAAGGCCGCGACAGAGCGACTGGCGAGATTAGATGGACCGCTACCGAAGTTGATCTCATTTTCGGGTCCAACTCACAGTTGCGGGCGCTTGCGGAGGTTCACGCGTGTGATGATTCGGAGGAAGCTTTTGTGCGGGATTTTGTTGCTGCCTGGACCAAGGTTATGAATCTTGATCGTTTTGATATTTCCTGA
- the lepB gene encoding signal peptidase I produces the protein MIIAWVKKKLAIRSSRKLARAVRGIIRKKGRFMAPREADHAEARILACEEAIERGSLHEIRASRKALRIFFEDNLRSYGKSALRQNAEAIVIAVALALAIRAFVFQPFKIPSGSMLPTLLVGDHILINKFVYGTRIPFTNKMFFPFSEIDRGDIIVFKLSGDNTTDFPMPGKGAFYVKRAVGIAGDEIDISGRDVLINGRAVEQTYTGNYEYPDQKFFSVADRYEQSLSGKNFSVIYKKGNSSTTSGKMSFPLVVPKGRIFVMGDNRDNSYDSRFWGFVPVENVYGKAFMIHWSWNLSNPGFADKVRWNRIFSGIE, from the coding sequence ATGATCATAGCCTGGGTCAAAAAAAAGCTCGCCATAAGAAGTTCAAGAAAGCTTGCGCGTGCTGTAAGAGGCATCATCCGGAAAAAGGGGAGATTCATGGCTCCCAGGGAAGCTGATCACGCCGAAGCAAGGATACTTGCCTGTGAAGAGGCGATAGAAAGGGGTTCCCTTCACGAGATAAGGGCGTCAAGGAAAGCCCTTCGGATTTTCTTTGAAGACAACCTCAGGTCCTACGGCAAATCCGCTCTGCGACAGAACGCAGAAGCTATAGTGATAGCGGTGGCTCTCGCTCTGGCGATAAGAGCCTTCGTGTTTCAGCCTTTCAAGATTCCTTCAGGTTCAATGCTTCCGACGCTTCTTGTGGGTGATCATATATTGATAAACAAGTTTGTCTACGGAACAAGAATTCCTTTTACCAACAAGATGTTTTTTCCTTTCTCCGAAATTGACCGCGGCGACATCATAGTCTTCAAACTCAGCGGGGATAATACGACAGATTTCCCCATGCCCGGTAAAGGGGCTTTCTACGTAAAAAGAGCCGTGGGCATTGCCGGGGATGAAATAGACATAAGCGGAAGGGACGTCCTTATAAACGGCAGAGCCGTGGAGCAGACCTACACCGGGAACTACGAGTATCCGGACCAGAAATTCTTTTCTGTTGCCGACAGGTACGAGCAGTCGCTCTCCGGGAAAAATTTCAGCGTTATATATAAAAAGGGGAACAGTTCCACGACAAGCGGAAAAATGAGCTTTCCCCTTGTTGTTCCCAAGGGCAGGATTTTCGTCATGGGCGATAACAGGGACAACAGTTACGATAGCAGATTCTGGGGATTCGTGCCGGTGGAAAATGTTTACGGCAAGGCATTTATGATTCACTGGTCGTGGAATCTCTCTAACCCGGGTTTCGCGGATAAGGTAAGATGGAATAGAATTTTTTCGGGAATAGAATGA